The nucleotide sequence TTCCATCTGATGACCACAGGAAGCACATTGATAGTCGTACATCGGCATGGGTTGTCTCGGCGATCAGGTTAATCGCGCAAAAGCTGGGCTTTGCGGCAAAGAGCGGGATTATATCCATTAAATGCAGCCTGTGCAGCCGTAGGGGCGTTCTCCATTCGTTTGCGCAGGATGGGCAACGAATCTGCAAGCCCCCAGGGCAGCACAGGCCAGCTACCGGCCCGATCGAGTCACTGACCGGGCCCACGCCAATGACGCTCCACAATCCCCATTCCGGCCTCCTTCAAGCTGTGCACCACGCAGACAACCCGGACCAGGCCGCTGAAATTACGGACCCCGCCATGACGCAGATGCACCTCCCGGTCGACATGGGACAACAGGGTGCTGATGGAGCAGTTGTTGAGCTGGGCCATGTCGCCGAGAATCTCCCAATAGACCCGCTCCAGCCGAAGACAGGTGGCGAACCCGTTCAGACGAATGGACCGGGACAAGGGTCGAGCCAGCTGCATATCGAACCCACTGACGAACGGGTCGATATCGATGGACTGCATACCCTCCCTCGATTCTTTTCCTTGAATCATACCGTTGACACTCCTTTGCCATACGAACCTCCCAGTCAGGACAACCCATCTGGTGCCCTATGGAAGCTCAACGGAGTCGTCAGATCCAGATGACTTTTTGACCGGCAACGTAGGACAAGCCAACAGCAGGCAGACGAGGAATTACATCGTCCTACACACGATGGGTTACCCCAACAGCGGGCGCAAGACTGATCGGAAAGCCCGATACAAAGGAAAACCAACGGTTTCGACACACGGGCGATGATGCCAAGGGTCACATCATCGCCCGCCAGAGGCTACCGGTCTTCCAACAGCGAACGCAGCATCCACGCGGTTTTTTCGTGAACTTGCATGCGCTGGGTCAACAGGTCGGCGGTCGGCTCATCGCTGACCTTGTCCAGCAAGGGGAAGATGCCCCGGGCCGTGCGTGTCACCGCCTCCTGGCCATCGACCAGTTGCCGGATCATGTCTTCGGCACCCGGCACCCCCTCCTCTTCCTTGATGGAAGACAGACGCGCATACACCGAATAGGCACCCGGCGCCGGAAAGCCGAGCGCACGGATGCGTTCGGCAATCAGATCCACGGCCAGCGCCAGTTCGTTGTACTGCTCCTCGAACATCAGATGCAGGGTCCGAAACATCGGCCCCGTGACGTTCCAGTGGAAATTGTGGGTCTTGAGATACAACACGTAGGTGTCCGACAGCAGGCGTGAGAGCCCGTCGACGATAGACTTGCGATCCTCTTCACTGATAC is from Pseudomonas sp. B21-056 and encodes:
- a CDS encoding ribbon-helix-helix domain-containing protein produces the protein MIQGKESREGMQSIDIDPFVSGFDMQLARPLSRSIRLNGFATCLRLERVYWEILGDMAQLNNCSISTLLSHVDREVHLRHGGVRNFSGLVRVVCVVHSLKEAGMGIVERHWRGPGQ
- a CDS encoding Dps family protein; translation: MAIDIGISEEDRKSIVDGLSRLLSDTYVLYLKTHNFHWNVTGPMFRTLHLMFEEQYNELALAVDLIAERIRALGFPAPGAYSVYARLSSIKEEEGVPGAEDMIRQLVDGQEAVTRTARGIFPLLDKVSDEPTADLLTQRMQVHEKTAWMLRSLLEDR